In a genomic window of Aeromicrobium panaciterrae:
- a CDS encoding cytochrome P450, protein MTVDILPTGFDLTDPDVNLAGVPHEQFALLRKAAPIHWVEQADNARAGMHTDAGTGYWAVTRHEDISEVSKNSKVFSSQVNGAIIRLPETATRESLEMTQVVVLNQDAPVHTALRSIIARGFTPRAIGALDEVLEEQARRIVTEAAAAGSGDFVDQVASQFPLEVIGDMLGIPAEDRQKIFDWTNQMTGAEDEDMAREDNDPEAAAAEVLMYSMGLAAERKANPRDDIVTKLVQSGEDGGRGLTDDEFGFFVITLAVAGNETTRNATTHGMKAFFDNPDQWDLWVRERPATMIDEVIRWATPVTSFQRTALEDIELGGVQIKAGQRVGLFYASANYDEEVFDDAFTFDITRENNPHLAFGGRGAHYCIGANLARSEIKLIFDALADIAPNIRPTGDVARLRSGWLNGIKSLPVAYNA, encoded by the coding sequence ATGACCGTCGACATCCTGCCCACAGGCTTCGATTTGACCGACCCAGACGTGAATCTCGCCGGCGTCCCGCACGAGCAGTTTGCGCTGCTGCGCAAGGCTGCGCCGATCCACTGGGTCGAGCAGGCCGACAACGCCAGGGCAGGAATGCACACCGACGCCGGAACCGGTTACTGGGCCGTGACGAGGCACGAGGACATTTCTGAGGTGTCCAAGAACAGCAAGGTCTTCTCCAGCCAGGTCAACGGAGCCATCATCCGCTTGCCGGAGACCGCGACCCGCGAGTCGTTGGAGATGACACAGGTCGTGGTCCTCAACCAGGACGCTCCTGTCCACACCGCGCTGCGCTCGATCATTGCCCGTGGCTTCACACCTCGCGCCATCGGCGCGCTGGATGAGGTACTCGAGGAGCAGGCGCGACGCATCGTGACCGAGGCAGCGGCCGCGGGATCTGGCGACTTCGTCGACCAGGTCGCCTCGCAGTTCCCACTCGAGGTCATCGGCGACATGCTCGGCATCCCGGCCGAAGATCGGCAGAAGATCTTCGACTGGACCAACCAAATGACCGGCGCCGAAGACGAAGACATGGCAAGGGAGGACAACGACCCGGAGGCTGCCGCCGCCGAGGTGCTGATGTACTCGATGGGCCTTGCAGCTGAGCGCAAGGCCAACCCGCGCGATGACATCGTCACCAAGCTGGTGCAGTCCGGCGAGGACGGCGGCCGCGGCCTGACGGACGATGAGTTCGGCTTCTTCGTGATCACCCTCGCCGTCGCCGGCAACGAGACCACCCGCAACGCGACGACCCACGGCATGAAGGCGTTCTTCGACAACCCGGACCAGTGGGACCTCTGGGTACGCGAACGGCCCGCCACGATGATCGACGAGGTCATTCGCTGGGCCACCCCGGTCACGTCCTTCCAGCGGACAGCGCTCGAGGACATCGAGCTCGGTGGTGTACAGATCAAGGCCGGCCAGCGAGTCGGGTTGTTCTACGCCAGCGCCAACTATGACGAAGAGGTGTTCGACGACGCGTTCACGTTCGACATCACGCGCGAGAACAACCCGCACCTCGCCTTCGGCGGCCGCGGAGCTCACTACTGCATCGGCGCGAACCTGGCCCGATCCGAGATCAAGCTGATCTTTGATGCACTCGCCGACATCGCTCCCAACATCCGCCCGACGGGTGATGTTGCCCGCTTGCGTTCCGGTTGGCTCAACGGCATCAAGAGCCTGCCCGTCGCGTACAACGCCTGA
- a CDS encoding TetR/AcrR family transcriptional regulator: MRSHGWGGRPPCDAEEARARILVATVARIAEVGTTSTSEIADLLGVTRQTVYRYFPTTNDLLNAASLYAVGDLQNNLVEHMVKHLQGSGDPAEAIVEVVAYVYEHLRDDPVLSRLVAPGQISSTLSGLTLPSSIALGVKILSDFGVDWSAFGLAEDEQVELVEHLLRMLQSFFLDPGDPARDGQELRSYLRRWVAPALRAVD; this comes from the coding sequence GTGAGATCACACGGATGGGGCGGCCGGCCCCCGTGCGACGCCGAAGAAGCTCGCGCTCGAATCTTGGTCGCGACGGTCGCTCGCATCGCTGAGGTCGGCACCACCAGCACCTCCGAGATAGCCGATTTGCTCGGAGTCACCCGCCAAACCGTCTACCGCTACTTCCCGACGACGAACGATCTGCTCAATGCCGCGTCGTTGTACGCCGTCGGTGACCTGCAGAACAATCTCGTCGAACATATGGTCAAACACCTGCAGGGTTCCGGGGATCCTGCGGAAGCCATCGTCGAAGTCGTGGCGTATGTGTACGAGCATCTGCGGGATGACCCCGTACTCAGCCGTCTGGTCGCACCAGGACAGATCAGCAGCACGCTGTCTGGTCTGACCCTCCCGTCGTCGATCGCCCTCGGCGTGAAGATCCTGAGTGATTTCGGAGTCGACTGGTCCGCGTTCGGTCTCGCCGAGGACGAGCAGGTCGAGCTGGTCGAACATCTGCTCCGCATGTTGCAGTCGTTCTTCCTGGATCCCGGTGATCCTGCCCGTGACGGTCAGGAGCTGCGCTCGTACCTTCGCCGCTGGGTCGCGCCAGCTCTGCGCGCTGTCGACTGA
- a CDS encoding TfoX/Sxy family protein, which translates to MAYDEEIAARVRDRVGELAPYEEKKMFGGLAFMVNTHMACGMMQDGLMIRVGRDGHAAAITKGAHEMGFTGRPMRGMVLVPNEDCRDEVVESWVTEAVAFAMSESPKPPKKAKA; encoded by the coding sequence ATGGCCTACGACGAGGAAATCGCGGCAAGGGTGCGTGACCGGGTGGGCGAGTTGGCGCCGTACGAAGAGAAGAAGATGTTCGGCGGGCTTGCGTTCATGGTCAACACCCACATGGCCTGCGGAATGATGCAGGACGGGCTCATGATCCGCGTCGGCAGGGACGGTCATGCGGCGGCGATAACCAAGGGCGCGCACGAAATGGGCTTCACCGGGCGCCCCATGCGCGGCATGGTTCTGGTGCCGAACGAGGACTGCCGGGACGAGGTCGTCGAGTCCTGGGTGACCGAGGCGGTGGCATTCGCGATGTCGGAGTCGCCGAAACCACCCAAGAAGGCCAAGGCCTAG
- a CDS encoding alpha/beta hydrolase — translation MPTATVNGVELYYEERGSGPPLLLMHGTGAYADLWNPVLDGLARTYRVIAYDRRGFGRSSSAPRQGLAAQAKDAVALLKALGAAPAAVVGWSGGGVVALDLAASAPECVSELFLAEPAAHMSTHLTRSAFAMQTRASVQRYLRRSPGAAAQTMYRWASGSTSGGNTFDTLPEAWRDQMTENGPSTVREMDQLLRPFPSRKAIRSIACPVTILEGELSDPAFKIADAFVKRLIPHAKVISLPGAAHFLHIDQPQLWVDAITPAST, via the coding sequence ATGCCCACAGCAACGGTCAACGGCGTCGAGCTGTACTACGAGGAGCGAGGGAGCGGCCCTCCCCTGCTGTTGATGCACGGTACGGGCGCCTATGCGGACCTGTGGAATCCGGTGCTCGATGGTCTCGCTCGCACCTACCGGGTGATCGCGTACGACCGGCGTGGATTTGGTCGCTCGTCATCCGCACCCCGTCAAGGCTTGGCGGCTCAGGCCAAGGATGCGGTCGCACTCCTCAAGGCACTGGGTGCGGCTCCCGCGGCCGTGGTCGGATGGAGCGGCGGCGGTGTGGTCGCGCTGGATCTTGCCGCTTCGGCTCCAGAATGTGTCTCGGAGTTGTTCCTTGCCGAACCGGCCGCGCACATGTCGACGCACCTGACCCGCTCCGCGTTCGCGATGCAGACCCGTGCGAGCGTCCAGCGGTATCTGCGACGAAGTCCCGGAGCCGCGGCGCAAACCATGTATCGATGGGCCAGTGGATCCACAAGCGGGGGAAATACGTTCGACACCCTCCCTGAGGCGTGGCGTGACCAGATGACTGAGAATGGTCCGAGCACCGTGCGTGAGATGGATCAGTTGCTGCGACCCTTCCCTTCGCGCAAGGCGATCCGCTCGATTGCCTGCCCGGTCACCATCCTGGAAGGCGAACTCAGCGATCCGGCGTTCAAGATTGCCGACGCCTTCGTCAAGCGATTGATCCCTCACGCCAAGGTGATCTCGCTGCCGGGAGCAGCCCACTTCTTGCACATCGACCAGCCTCAGCTGTGGGTCGACGCCATCACGCCCGCCTCGACCTAG
- a CDS encoding class I SAM-dependent methyltransferase: MAEADFGPFDTVGERFGLHSGMSLWGRIFAAGYDRMMAAPEKAVLSGHRKELLKDVTGSVLELGGGTGANLPFYGSKVTKLVVTEPEEPMARRLEKKLESFSLPATVLQVPAEDLPFEAGSFDFVVSTLVLCTVDDPAKALAEAHRVLKPGGQLVFLEHVRSDDPKLARWQDRLHGVWKRAGYGCRCNRPTEDNIVNAGFSVVDLEHDRLLKAFPIIRPLIAGAAVRS; encoded by the coding sequence GTGGCAGAGGCAGATTTCGGTCCGTTCGACACTGTCGGTGAACGGTTCGGGCTACATTCAGGCATGAGCCTGTGGGGCCGCATATTTGCGGCCGGGTACGACCGGATGATGGCTGCGCCCGAAAAAGCCGTTCTGAGCGGACATCGAAAAGAACTGCTGAAGGACGTCACCGGTTCGGTGTTGGAACTCGGCGGCGGGACAGGCGCCAACCTCCCCTTCTACGGCTCGAAGGTCACGAAGCTCGTGGTCACCGAGCCCGAGGAGCCGATGGCTCGCAGACTTGAGAAGAAGCTCGAGAGCTTCTCACTGCCCGCGACGGTCCTGCAGGTTCCCGCAGAAGATTTGCCGTTCGAGGCAGGCAGCTTTGACTTCGTCGTCTCGACGCTCGTTCTGTGCACCGTCGATGATCCCGCCAAGGCCCTCGCAGAAGCTCACCGAGTCCTCAAACCCGGCGGACAGCTCGTCTTTCTGGAGCACGTACGTTCCGACGACCCCAAACTGGCTCGCTGGCAGGATCGCCTTCACGGCGTATGGAAGCGGGCCGGGTACGGCTGTCGCTGCAACCGGCCGACCGAGGACAACATCGTGAACGCCGGATTCTCGGTCGTGGACCTCGAACACGACCGCCTGCTCAAGGCGTTCCCAATCATCCGTCCGTTGATCGCCGGAGCGGCGGTGCGCAGCTGA
- a CDS encoding NADH:flavin oxidoreductase, with the protein MVNNVFEPATLGPIQLRNRTVKAATFEGRTPDSLVTDELIDYHLAPARGGVGLTTVAYLAIAPEGRTQKEVIVVNEKSAPGLQRLTDAIHETGAKIAGQLGHAGPVANGRSNGVHAIAASKMPSPLSMQMIKSATAADITRVTKDYVRTARIMVDAGFDVLEIHMAHGYLLSSFLAPKQNRRKDGWGGSLENRAKFARDVARVVREEVGDAAAVTAKIGMTEGSPAGFSMPETLEFAQMLEADGHLDALELSAGSSLLNPMYLFRGDVPLKEFAANMPAFVRFGLKTPMGKSFFKSYPFEEAYLREKALAFREGLSMPLIMLGGINDKATMDRAMEEGFEFVAMGRALLREPDLINRMQAGETTQGICIHCNQCMPTIYSGTRCTVLEPTA; encoded by the coding sequence GTGGTCAACAACGTCTTCGAGCCGGCAACCCTGGGACCGATCCAGTTGCGCAACCGTACGGTGAAAGCCGCGACCTTCGAAGGGCGCACTCCAGACAGCCTCGTCACCGATGAGCTCATCGACTATCACTTGGCTCCCGCGCGCGGGGGCGTCGGTCTCACGACGGTGGCGTACCTCGCCATCGCACCGGAGGGTCGTACGCAGAAGGAAGTCATCGTCGTCAACGAGAAGTCGGCTCCCGGCCTGCAACGGCTCACCGATGCGATCCACGAAACTGGCGCCAAGATCGCGGGCCAACTCGGTCACGCTGGGCCGGTCGCCAATGGCCGATCCAACGGCGTGCACGCGATCGCAGCCTCGAAGATGCCGTCCCCGCTGAGCATGCAGATGATCAAGTCGGCGACAGCGGCAGACATCACTCGGGTCACAAAGGACTACGTACGCACCGCACGGATCATGGTTGACGCCGGCTTCGACGTACTCGAGATCCACATGGCGCACGGCTACCTGCTCAGCTCCTTCCTCGCACCGAAGCAGAACCGTCGCAAGGACGGTTGGGGCGGCTCGCTGGAGAACCGGGCAAAGTTCGCGCGCGATGTTGCCCGCGTCGTCCGCGAGGAGGTCGGTGACGCCGCCGCCGTGACCGCCAAGATCGGCATGACCGAGGGCTCTCCGGCCGGCTTCTCAATGCCCGAGACGCTCGAGTTCGCGCAGATGCTGGAAGCCGACGGTCACCTCGACGCCCTCGAGCTCAGCGCCGGAAGCTCGCTGCTCAACCCGATGTACCTGTTCCGTGGCGACGTTCCGCTCAAGGAGTTCGCGGCCAACATGCCGGCGTTCGTACGGTTCGGGCTCAAGACGCCAATGGGCAAGAGCTTCTTCAAGTCCTACCCGTTTGAGGAGGCCTACCTGCGGGAGAAGGCACTGGCCTTCCGCGAGGGCCTTTCGATGCCGTTGATCATGCTTGGTGGCATCAACGACAAGGCGACGATGGATCGGGCCATGGAAGAAGGTTTCGAGTTCGTCGCGATGGGTCGTGCGCTGTTGCGTGAGCCTGACTTGATCAACCGTATGCAAGCAGGCGAGACCACACAGGGCATCTGCATCCATTGCAACCAGTGCATGCCGACGATCTACAGCGGCACTCGCTGCACCGTATTGGAGCCCACAGCATGA